In one window of Rhodoglobus vestalii DNA:
- a CDS encoding glycoside hydrolase family 13 protein codes for MTSVLSSSQWWRSAVIYQIYPRSFADSNGDGMGDLLGIRDRLPELAELGIDAVWLSPFYTSPQRDAGYDVADYCDVDPLFGTLDDFDSMTARAHELGLRVIVDLVPNHSSSAHLWFQEALLAAPGSEERARYMFRDGRGDNGELPPNNWESVFGGRAWTRTETTDGTPGQWYLHLFDSSQPDFDWNNPWVRHQFENVLRFWLDRGVDGFRVDVAHGMIKADDLPDWSPPSSGGSMGGAGAIEATEPTDGEATADQLAASRAPFWGQDGVHEIYRQWRTILNSYDGERILAAEAWVDPLTDTAKWVRPDEMHQAFNFAYLETPWAAGALRTVIDASISAFSEVDAPSTWVLSNHDVVRHASRLALTAESPQGHGIGPHSAGLPDRELGLRRARAATALMLALPGSAYIYQGEELGLPEMIALPDNARQDPTWFRTNGERYGRDGCRVPIPWEAESVAYGFSASGASWLPQPADWAPFARNAQRNVSDSTLTMYTQLLALRRAHELATGELEWLETPHAAVLALRNSDVLVYANTGHDAVPLPTGEVLLSSGPLSDEQLPADTTVWLRAYPLASAGQQ; via the coding sequence ATGACAAGCGTTCTCTCGAGCAGCCAATGGTGGCGTTCCGCCGTGATTTATCAGATCTACCCGAGGTCGTTCGCCGACTCTAATGGCGACGGTATGGGGGATCTTCTCGGCATCCGTGACAGGTTGCCCGAACTCGCCGAGCTCGGTATCGACGCCGTCTGGCTGTCGCCGTTCTACACCTCACCACAACGCGATGCTGGCTACGACGTTGCCGATTACTGCGACGTCGACCCGCTCTTCGGCACACTCGACGACTTCGACTCAATGACTGCGCGTGCGCACGAACTCGGATTACGCGTCATCGTCGATCTCGTGCCCAACCATTCGTCCAGCGCGCACCTGTGGTTCCAAGAAGCGCTTCTCGCAGCACCGGGCAGCGAAGAACGAGCCCGCTACATGTTCCGAGACGGCCGCGGCGACAACGGAGAACTCCCACCCAATAACTGGGAATCTGTCTTCGGAGGTCGAGCGTGGACACGCACCGAAACCACCGACGGCACCCCCGGCCAGTGGTACCTGCACCTCTTCGACAGCTCCCAACCCGATTTCGACTGGAACAACCCCTGGGTGCGACACCAGTTCGAAAATGTACTGCGCTTCTGGCTCGACCGCGGTGTTGACGGTTTCCGGGTAGATGTCGCCCACGGGATGATCAAAGCCGACGATCTGCCCGACTGGAGTCCTCCCTCCTCCGGTGGCAGCATGGGCGGGGCCGGTGCGATAGAGGCCACTGAACCTACCGACGGCGAGGCAACAGCTGACCAACTCGCGGCATCCCGAGCACCGTTCTGGGGCCAGGACGGCGTTCACGAGATTTACCGTCAGTGGCGCACAATTCTCAACAGCTACGACGGTGAGCGCATCTTGGCCGCCGAAGCCTGGGTTGACCCGCTCACTGACACGGCGAAGTGGGTGCGCCCCGACGAAATGCATCAGGCTTTCAATTTTGCGTACTTGGAGACTCCGTGGGCGGCCGGGGCCCTGCGCACTGTTATTGACGCCTCAATCAGTGCCTTCTCTGAGGTCGATGCACCCAGCACGTGGGTGCTGTCTAACCACGATGTGGTGCGGCACGCTTCACGGCTTGCCCTCACCGCCGAGAGCCCACAGGGCCACGGCATCGGGCCGCACTCCGCCGGGCTACCCGACCGAGAGCTGGGGCTGCGCCGAGCTCGAGCAGCCACCGCACTTATGCTCGCGCTGCCAGGAAGTGCCTACATTTATCAGGGTGAAGAACTGGGCCTACCCGAGATGATCGCCCTACCCGATAACGCCCGGCAAGATCCGACCTGGTTCCGCACCAATGGCGAACGATACGGGCGCGATGGCTGCCGCGTGCCGATTCCTTGGGAGGCCGAGTCTGTCGCCTACGGCTTCAGTGCCTCTGGCGCGTCATGGTTGCCGCAACCCGCGGATTGGGCGCCGTTCGCTCGTAACGCCCAGCGCAACGTCAGCGACTCAACACTGACGATGTACACCCAGCTCCTCGCACTGCGACGCGCTCATGAGCTGGCAACGGGCGAACTTGAATGGTTGGAGACCCCCCATGCCGCCGTGCTTGCTCTGCGCAACAGCGATGTACTGGTGTACGCCAACACAGGACATGATGCGGTGCCGCTACCTACCGGTGAGGTGCTGCTGTCGAGTGGCCCCCTCAGCGATGAGCAGCTACCAGCAGACACGACCGTATGGCTGCGCGCCTACCCGCTTGCTTCCGCTGGCCAGCAGTGA